TATCACCCATTTTTTCAGATCTTCAACGCTATAATTCAAGGCAATTTCACGGGCTTTGAATAAGGTCTGCGATATCTGAACAGCATTTTTTCTTTGGTCCTGGCTCAAAAGGGCATTACGTGAACTCATGGCCAAGCCGTCTGTTTCTCTGATGATGGGACAGGGGACAATCTCAACCGACAATCCCAGTTGCTTTACCATGCTTTTAATGACACAGATTTGTTGGAAATCTTTTTCACCAAAATATGCCCTGGTGGGAGAAACAATAGAAAATAACCTGCTGACAACTTGCGCTACACCGTTAAAATGGCCTTTCCTGCATTTGCCTTCCATCACCTTGTTCAGGTTTCCAAAATCAAAGACTCTCGTATCGGGTTCAGGATAAATTTCTTTTTCAGTGGGCACGAAAGCAATGCTGCAACCTGCCTGTTCAAGCTTTTTCAAATCGGCTTCAACGGTTCTTGGATAATTTTTCAGATCGTTCTTATCGTTAAACTGGGTCGGATTAACAAAAACTGAAACCACCACCACATCATTTTCTTGTTTTGCCTGCGCAATGAGAGATAAATGGCCATTATGTAAAGCGCCCATAGTGGGGACAAAACCAATGCTTTTCCCTTGCTGTCTTATTTTTCCAATTTCTGAAGAAATCGAATCTACTGTTTTATATACCTGCATAATCGAAAATTATTGCACAAATATACGTCATAATGTAAAAAGAGAAAAAATTAAATCTTTTCTCTTTGTCAAATCTGCAGGATACTGTAGTATTTCATTTTAAATAAAAAATTTTTGATCAAAAGAGATTAAATCTTGATAAGTAGTAAGAAGATATTTATCAAAAGTAAAATTCGGAATATCAATAAATTTTTCTATCTTTGCAACAATTTTTGAAATCTATTTTTGTAAGTTGAAATAATGGAAAATACAAAAGTTTTGTTCATTTCTCAAGAAATCACTCCTTATTTACCTGAGTCCGAGATGTCCATAATCGGACGTAATCTTCCACAAGGAATTCAAGAAAAAGGGAAAGAGATTAGAACTTTTATGCCGAAATACGGATGTATCAACGAACGGAGAAATCAGTTGCATGAGGTAATCCGTTTATCCGGGATGAATTTGATAATTGATGATACCGATCATCCTTTAATCATTAAGGTGGCTTCGATACAGGCAGCGCGCATGCAGGTCTATTTTATTGACAACGAAGATTATTTCAACAGGAAATTTGTTCTCACCGATGAAAAGGGGGGATATTTTCCCGATAATGATGAACGGAGTATCTTTTTTGCACGCGGGGTATTGGAAACAGTAAAGAAACTTCGTTGGGCCCCGGATATTATCCATTGCCATGGATGGATCACCGCACTGGTACCTCTTTTCATCAAAAAAACTTACAAGGATGATCCAATTTTCATGAATTCCAAGGTGGTTTATTCTGTTTATGATGATGGGTTTCCCAAGCCCATGGATAAATCATTCAAGGAGAAAATTCTCATGGATGGCATAACCAAAAAAGATGTACTTTCCCTTGAAGATCCCGACTACCTGGCTTTGTCCAAACTGGCCATCAAGTATTCCGACGGTGCCATAATGGGAAGTACGGATGTTAATCCTGCAATAATCGATTATATCAAGGATATTGAAAAACCGTGGTTAACGAAACAGTCAGATGAACGCTATGTTGATGAATATTCTGCATTCTATGATAAGATTTTAGGCATTGTCCCTGAATCTGTTAAGAAAAAATCCAAGGAAACCGTAGGATAAAAGATTTATTTTTTAGCGAGTCATTAACAACCATTATTTTTTTCTTATTTTTGCCCTTGTTGTTGCTGTTTTTATT
This genomic window from Bacteroidota bacterium contains:
- the panC gene encoding pantoate--beta-alanine ligase; its protein translation is MQVYKTVDSISSEIGKIRQQGKSIGFVPTMGALHNGHLSLIAQAKQENDVVVVSVFVNPTQFNDKNDLKNYPRTVEADLKKLEQAGCSIAFVPTEKEIYPEPDTRVFDFGNLNKVMEGKCRKGHFNGVAQVVSRLFSIVSPTRAYFGEKDFQQICVIKSMVKQLGLSVEIVPCPIIRETDGLAMSSRNALLSQDQRKNAVQISQTLFKAREIALNYSVEDLKKWVIAQINANPFLEVEYFEIVDDVELMPIADWTEKKNKVGCIAVKVGA
- a CDS encoding glycogen/starch synthase, with translation MMENTKVLFISQEITPYLPESEMSIIGRNLPQGIQEKGKEIRTFMPKYGCINERRNQLHEVIRLSGMNLIIDDTDHPLIIKVASIQAARMQVYFIDNEDYFNRKFVLTDEKGGYFPDNDERSIFFARGVLETVKKLRWAPDIIHCHGWITALVPLFIKKTYKDDPIFMNSKVVYSVYDDGFPKPMDKSFKEKILMDGITKKDVLSLEDPDYLALSKLAIKYSDGAIMGSTDVNPAIIDYIKDIEKPWLTKQSDERYVDEYSAFYDKILGIVPESVKKKSKETVG